One Chroococcidiopsis sp. TS-821 genomic window carries:
- the psbF gene encoding cytochrome b559 subunit beta, with the protein MTSNTRSNVNQPIQYPIFTVRWLAVHTLAVPTIFFLGAIAAMQFIQR; encoded by the coding sequence ATGACAAGTAATACTAGAAGCAACGTCAATCAACCGATTCAGTATCCAATTTTTACGGTAAGATGGCTGGCAGTTCACACCCTAGCTGTACCAACAATCTTCTTTTTGGGTGCGATCGCCGCTATGCAGTTTATTCAACGCTAG
- a CDS encoding photosystem II reaction center protein L encodes MPPQRTPNPNNQPVELNRTSLYLGLLLVFVLGILFSSYFFN; translated from the coding sequence ATGCCCCCGCAAAGAACACCGAATCCTAACAACCAACCTGTTGAACTAAACCGCACTTCACTTTACCTCGGTTTACTGCTAGTTTTCGTTCTCGGCATCTTGTTTTCTAGTTATTTCTTTAACTAG
- a CDS encoding photosystem II reaction center protein J, translated as MSGSGRIPLWIVATIAGLGVITIVGTFFYGSYTHLGSSL; from the coding sequence GTGTCTGGAAGTGGACGAATTCCTTTGTGGATCGTTGCAACTATTGCCGGTTTGGGTGTCATCACCATCGTAGGAACTTTCTTCTATGGTTCTTACACTCACCTAGGCTCTTCTTTATAA
- the psaI gene encoding photosystem I reaction center subunit VIII, producing the protein MFSASFLPSILVPLTGLVFPAIAMALLLIYVEREDPSGI; encoded by the coding sequence ATGTTTTCAGCTTCTTTTCTTCCCTCGATTTTAGTTCCATTAACTGGCTTAGTATTTCCAGCTATCGCTATGGCATTGTTGCTCATTTACGTTGAGCGCGAAGATCCTTCTGGAATCTAG
- a CDS encoding metallophosphoesterase family protein has product MSETSHRRIVIGDIHGHYDGLIKLLEAIAPGTSDQVYFLGDLIDRGPQSALVVDFVQQSSYPCLLGNHEQMLLNVLSDRASYHMKQAWLYSGGNATLNSYKDFTIPQSHTEWMQSLPTYLDLGDIWLVHAGINPKIPLEKQNAEQFCWVRDEFHSMLEPYFPDKLIITGHTITFTLPGVNSGEIAQGRGWLDIDTGAYHRKSGWLTGLDITNNLVYQVNVFRNVLRTLPLAEIVTAVDPIDVANRSSVKL; this is encoded by the coding sequence ATGAGCGAGACAAGCCACCGTCGCATTGTCATAGGCGACATTCACGGTCACTATGATGGTTTAATTAAACTATTAGAAGCGATCGCCCCTGGAACCAGCGACCAAGTATACTTTTTAGGGGATTTAATCGACCGAGGACCGCAAAGCGCCTTGGTTGTAGACTTTGTACAGCAAAGTTCTTATCCTTGCTTATTAGGTAATCACGAACAAATGTTGCTCAACGTCCTGAGCGATCGCGCTTCGTACCATATGAAGCAAGCTTGGCTGTATAGTGGCGGCAATGCGACGTTAAATAGCTACAAAGACTTTACAATCCCTCAAAGTCATACAGAATGGATGCAAAGTCTACCAACTTACCTAGATTTGGGAGACATTTGGTTAGTTCACGCAGGGATAAATCCCAAAATTCCGCTAGAGAAACAAAACGCCGAACAGTTCTGCTGGGTACGCGATGAGTTTCACAGTATGCTTGAGCCTTACTTTCCTGACAAACTCATTATCACTGGACATACCATCACCTTTACTTTACCAGGAGTAAATTCTGGTGAAATCGCCCAAGGTAGAGGTTGGTTAGACATTGACACCGGTGCTTATCATCGTAAAAGTGGGTGGTTGACGGGATTAGACATTACGAATAACCTAGTCTATCAGGTGAACGTCTTTCGTAACGTTCTACGGACATTGCCATTAGCCGAAATTGTCACCGCAGTCGATCCGATAGACGTCGCCAATCGTTCTTCAGTCAAGCTATAA
- a CDS encoding M48 family metallopeptidase → MLNFSFILHRFRRRLIYPLLSLFIVLALSLGTPAISQAFSIFDLLIRGVQIIQLSNISDSQEVQLGRQINQQLVSREVRLYRNSDINRYINQIGQRLVPASDRSGIPYTFQVVDDRGINAFATMGGFVYVNTGLIRLADNEAQLASVLAHEIGHIASRHAIQQMRQTAIASGVASVAGLDRNRAVQIGVDLALRRPNSREDEFEADRRGLANSIRAGYAPSATIAFMEKLLQQNGRSIPTFLSTHPATGERITRLRNAIDSQTANVGDGLDTAAYRARIRPLL, encoded by the coding sequence ATGTTGAATTTTTCTTTTATCTTGCATCGTTTTCGACGTCGTTTAATTTATCCGCTATTGTCGCTGTTTATCGTGTTGGCGCTGTCGTTGGGCACGCCAGCCATATCGCAAGCCTTTTCAATTTTTGATTTGCTCATCCGTGGAGTTCAAATTATTCAGTTATCGAATATCTCTGATAGTCAGGAAGTTCAGCTCGGAAGACAAATTAACCAACAGCTGGTCAGTCGCGAAGTTCGTCTTTACCGCAATTCTGATATTAATCGCTATATCAATCAAATTGGTCAGCGGTTAGTTCCGGCGAGCGATCGCAGTGGTATTCCTTATACGTTCCAAGTCGTTGATGATAGGGGCATTAATGCTTTTGCGACAATGGGCGGTTTTGTTTATGTCAATACAGGCTTAATTCGACTGGCTGATAATGAAGCTCAACTCGCGAGCGTACTTGCGCACGAAATCGGTCACATTGCGAGTCGTCACGCGATTCAGCAGATGCGTCAAACGGCGATCGCCAGTGGCGTTGCTTCGGTTGCGGGCTTAGATCGTAACCGCGCGGTACAAATAGGTGTAGATTTGGCACTACGGCGTCCGAATAGTCGCGAAGATGAGTTTGAAGCCGATCGACGCGGGTTAGCAAACTCGATCCGGGCTGGTTATGCACCCTCGGCGACGATTGCTTTTATGGAAAAGCTGCTGCAACAAAACGGGCGATCAATTCCAACTTTCTTAAGCACTCACCCCGCAACGGGCGAGCGGATTACGCGGCTACGCAATGCGATTGACTCTCAAACGGCTAATGTCGGAGATGGCTTGGATACTGCGGCTTATCGCGCGCGGATTCGACCTTTGTTATAG
- a CDS encoding DUF4330 domain-containing protein — MAILDSKGRLFGKLSILDLGAALVILLVIVGIFFFPGTSGSVAQVGVTTKPIEVDLVVRGLNVRDPQQLFNEGLKEGGKTNIIIRNQPYGQIEVKSVKQLPRTLLVPQPDGSIREMTDPRANQFSTDMLLTLAGRAQITSTGPVLGNSKLKIGMPVELEGFNYNFNATVIDVRT, encoded by the coding sequence ATGGCTATTTTGGATTCTAAAGGACGCTTGTTTGGCAAGCTTAGTATTCTCGACTTAGGGGCAGCTTTAGTAATCCTCCTAGTGATCGTTGGCATCTTTTTCTTTCCAGGAACTTCTGGTTCGGTTGCTCAAGTTGGCGTGACAACAAAACCGATCGAAGTTGACTTAGTTGTTCGGGGCTTAAATGTCCGCGATCCGCAACAACTATTCAATGAAGGATTGAAAGAAGGAGGTAAAACCAACATTATTATTCGCAACCAGCCTTACGGTCAGATTGAAGTTAAGTCAGTTAAACAATTACCTAGAACCCTCCTCGTACCACAACCTGACGGTTCAATTCGAGAGATGACCGACCCCAGAGCAAATCAATTTAGCACCGATATGCTGTTAACGCTCGCAGGTAGAGCGCAAATTACCAGTACAGGACCCGTGCTAGGCAACAGTAAGCTGAAAATAGGGATGCCCGTCGAACTCGAAGGCTTTAACTACAACTTCAACGCTACTGTGATTGATGTTCGGACATGA
- a CDS encoding alpha/beta fold hydrolase — MFLPLGFEQRSVLTSLGRMVYYTASDTPWRQTAEDDNRERLVFLHGFGGGSSAYEWSKVYPAFAAEYQAIAPDLIGWGRSEHPPRNYTIDDYLTTIAEFLEKTCDRPVTVIASSLTAAFTIRVAIARPELFKSLILTTPAGLSDFGENYSRSFFAQLVSTPILDRLLYSAGIATSNGIRSFLEQRQFARANRIYEEIVEAYLESAKQPNAEYAALSFVRGDLCFDLSLYVPQLRVPTAIIWGQRSQFTGPDIGRRFAAMNPQAIRVFQQLDDVGLTPQLELPAVTIGLIRRFLSILTQEEPQEIEASG, encoded by the coding sequence ATGTTTCTGCCACTCGGTTTTGAGCAGCGATCGGTGCTGACTTCACTTGGCAGAATGGTTTACTACACTGCAAGTGATACGCCTTGGCGTCAAACAGCTGAAGACGACAATCGAGAACGACTAGTGTTTTTGCATGGTTTTGGTGGAGGTTCTTCTGCCTATGAATGGTCCAAGGTTTATCCGGCATTTGCAGCAGAATATCAGGCGATCGCGCCCGATTTGATTGGTTGGGGTCGATCAGAGCATCCCCCGCGCAATTATACAATCGATGACTATCTGACAACGATTGCGGAATTTCTCGAAAAAACTTGCGATCGTCCAGTAACAGTAATTGCGTCTTCGTTAACTGCCGCTTTTACGATACGAGTGGCGATCGCGCGTCCAGAATTATTCAAATCATTGATTTTGACAACTCCTGCGGGGTTATCTGACTTTGGCGAAAACTACTCGCGGAGTTTCTTTGCGCAGTTAGTCAGCACCCCGATTTTAGATCGCTTGCTTTATAGTGCTGGAATTGCAACGAGTAATGGCATTCGTAGCTTTCTTGAGCAACGTCAATTTGCTCGTGCTAACCGGATCTACGAAGAGATTGTCGAGGCTTATTTAGAGTCTGCAAAGCAGCCGAATGCTGAGTACGCAGCGCTTTCGTTTGTTCGTGGCGATTTGTGCTTCGACTTATCGCTTTACGTGCCACAGTTGCGCGTTCCTACCGCAATTATCTGGGGGCAAAGGTCGCAATTTACAGGACCGGACATTGGACGTCGATTCGCGGCGATGAATCCCCAAGCAATTCGCGTGTTTCAACAGCTTGATGATGTCGGGCTGACACCACAATTAGAACTTCCAGCCGTGACCATTGGTCTGATTCGACGTTTTTTATCGATCCTCACGCAGGAGGAACCACAGGAGATAGAAGCTAGCGGTTAA